One genomic region from Pseudoduganella lutea encodes:
- a CDS encoding DUF1330 domain-containing protein — MKIKPGMRRWLPAIMMGMFATAGLHAQEAPAARPRAFYISEFVVTDREGIKPYSAQVESTFLPFGGRYIVRGGKINTLEGDGPKGGMVVIEFDSKAQAQAWYDSPAYRKIMPLRHKSATSRVIIVEGTVTPPSH; from the coding sequence ATGAAGATCAAACCCGGCATGCGGCGCTGGCTCCCGGCAATCATGATGGGCATGTTTGCCACGGCTGGTCTCCACGCACAGGAGGCGCCCGCAGCCAGGCCACGGGCGTTCTACATCTCGGAGTTTGTCGTGACCGACCGCGAAGGTATCAAACCTTACAGCGCACAGGTCGAATCGACCTTCCTGCCGTTTGGCGGACGGTACATCGTGCGTGGCGGAAAAATCAATACGCTCGAAGGTGATGGCCCAAAGGGGGGCATGGTGGTTATCGAGTTCGATAGCAAGGCGCAGGCGCAGGCCTGGTACGACTCCCCCGCCTACCGGAAGATCATGCCCCTGCGCCATAAGTCGGCTACTTCTCGCGTGATTATCGTCGAAGGGACCGTCACTCCTCCCAGCCACTAG
- a CDS encoding AraC family transcriptional regulator, translating into MPGLIFMCFPLTRLSSAFDNLAASTVEAVSLFCRILARFSERVIIPFAFVTSRLILMPEIETDTVHQTSHTALPFSLSAPDRREELRMQLVSRVGALIGTAASLQTSIPGVTLYRYCAPTLPDAATYEPSVAMVLQGRKRVTLGQTSFDYDPSHFLLTSLDLPVTSQVVEASREDPYLCMRLKLDIAMVHELLGRETNRAVLIHTSKPAMTTAETTAEFLDAFCRLLDLQHAPQDMEFMSGLIKREIVYRILHSAAGQRLRSIATVGENSQRAAKAVEWIRDNYTKPLRVEMLAGLACMGVSTLHHHFRALTSMSPLQYQKQLRLHEARRRMLMDGLDAAHAAFEVGYESASQFNREYSRFFGQSPMRDVRALRIVGDKAGS; encoded by the coding sequence ATGCCGGGTTTGATCTTCATGTGCTTTCCTTTGACAAGATTGAGTTCCGCTTTCGACAATCTTGCGGCCAGCACGGTTGAAGCGGTATCCTTGTTCTGTCGAATACTTGCCCGATTCTCTGAGCGCGTCATAATTCCATTTGCATTCGTCACATCCCGTCTTATCCTGATGCCGGAGATTGAGACCGATACCGTGCACCAAACTTCCCATACCGCTTTGCCCTTTTCTCTGTCCGCGCCTGATCGCCGTGAAGAATTGCGCATGCAACTGGTCAGCCGCGTGGGCGCCTTGATTGGCACTGCGGCGAGCCTGCAGACGTCGATTCCCGGAGTGACGCTGTATCGCTATTGCGCGCCGACGCTTCCTGATGCGGCGACCTATGAACCAAGCGTGGCCATGGTTCTGCAGGGGAGAAAGCGCGTTACCTTAGGCCAGACGAGTTTCGACTACGACCCCTCCCACTTCCTCTTGACGTCATTGGATCTGCCCGTGACAAGCCAGGTTGTCGAGGCCAGCCGGGAAGATCCTTACCTGTGCATGCGGCTGAAGCTGGACATTGCGATGGTTCACGAACTGCTTGGTCGTGAAACGAACCGGGCGGTGCTGATCCACACTAGCAAACCGGCGATGACCACCGCAGAGACGACTGCCGAATTCCTCGATGCGTTCTGCCGCCTTCTGGATCTTCAACACGCCCCGCAAGACATGGAATTCATGAGTGGGCTGATCAAGCGGGAAATCGTCTATCGCATCCTGCATAGCGCAGCCGGACAACGTCTTCGTTCGATCGCGACGGTCGGCGAGAACAGCCAGCGGGCAGCCAAGGCTGTCGAGTGGATCAGGGACAACTACACAAAGCCACTGCGCGTGGAAATGCTGGCCGGCCTCGCATGCATGGGCGTCTCGACACTTCACCACCATTTCCGTGCCCTGACGTCCATGAGCCCACTTCAGTATCAGAAACAGTTGCGCCTGCATGAGGCGCGGCGCCGCATGCTCATGGACGGCCTGGATGCCGCCCATGCAGCCTTCGAGGTCGGCTACGAAAGTGCCAGCCAGTTCAACCGCGAATACAGCAGGTTCTTTGGCCAGTCCCCGATGCGGGACGTTCGTGCACTGCGCATAGTGGGCGACAAGGCAGGCAGCTAG
- a CDS encoding putative quinol monooxygenase, with protein MTSWKDKPMGLPKTHGHPFPNPIRKFVAVAATTFLLGGVNVAQAQGQELMVRISEIEVDAKYLEQYKAILEDEAEASVRLEPGVIAIFPMYRREKDTEFRILEMYASREAYEAHLKTPHFQKYKSGTLHMVKSLKLVDMQPLDAATMTRIFRKSINNQ; from the coding sequence ATGACAAGCTGGAAAGACAAACCGATGGGATTACCAAAAACGCATGGCCACCCGTTTCCAAACCCGATCCGAAAATTCGTTGCGGTAGCAGCCACGACTTTTCTCCTTGGTGGTGTCAATGTCGCGCAGGCGCAAGGCCAGGAATTGATGGTACGGATCTCTGAAATAGAAGTCGATGCAAAGTACCTCGAGCAGTACAAGGCAATCCTTGAAGACGAAGCGGAAGCTTCGGTAAGACTGGAGCCCGGGGTGATCGCCATTTTCCCGATGTATCGACGAGAAAAGGATACGGAGTTCAGAATCCTTGAAATGTACGCGAGTCGCGAGGCATATGAGGCGCACCTCAAGACCCCTCACTTCCAGAAATATAAATCCGGGACGCTCCACATGGTCAAATCGTTGAAGCTGGTTGATATGCAGCCCCTGGACGCAGCGACCATGACGAGAATATTCAGGAAGTCGATAAATAATCAATAA
- a CDS encoding LysR family transcriptional regulator, translating to MDRIDLNNLAAFVVVARERSFTRAAARVGVSQSALSHTIRSLEEKLGVRLLTRSTRGVSPTEAGEKLYEDLLPHYEGIAAGLKTLSEGRGKPGGTIRISAHDHAASTILWPKLSPLLPAYPDLNIEIAISYAMIDIVIERYDAGVRLGDRVAKDMIAMRIGPDFRHIVVGAPAYLAQRSGPLVPQDLVSHNCANLRLATHGGLYAWEFARDGKELEIQVQGQVIVNTTPQMLAAALGGYALAYVPEDLVSGYLKDGSLVQVLAEWCPATPGYHLYYPSRKHTSPAFKLVIDALRYENPAQS from the coding sequence ATGGATCGCATCGATCTCAACAATCTTGCAGCGTTCGTTGTCGTGGCGCGAGAACGCAGTTTTACGCGCGCGGCGGCTCGAGTCGGCGTGTCGCAATCTGCGCTCAGCCATACTATCCGCAGCTTGGAAGAGAAGTTGGGCGTCCGCTTGCTGACGCGTTCCACGCGCGGCGTTTCACCTACCGAGGCGGGAGAGAAGCTCTACGAAGATCTACTGCCACACTACGAAGGCATCGCTGCGGGGCTGAAGACTCTTTCCGAGGGACGCGGGAAACCGGGAGGCACAATCCGGATCAGTGCACATGATCATGCAGCGAGCACGATCCTGTGGCCAAAGCTGTCACCACTGTTGCCGGCGTATCCTGATCTCAACATCGAAATAGCGATCAGCTATGCAATGATCGATATCGTCATCGAACGTTACGATGCTGGCGTACGGCTTGGCGACCGGGTTGCGAAAGATATGATCGCGATGCGTATCGGACCCGATTTTCGCCATATAGTGGTTGGCGCGCCTGCGTATTTAGCGCAGCGTTCCGGACCACTCGTGCCGCAGGATCTGGTCTCGCACAACTGTGCCAACCTGCGTTTGGCAACCCATGGCGGCTTGTATGCCTGGGAATTCGCCCGCGATGGCAAGGAACTGGAGATTCAGGTTCAGGGACAAGTGATCGTCAACACGACCCCGCAGATGCTGGCTGCGGCCCTTGGAGGATATGCTCTGGCGTATGTGCCTGAGGATTTAGTCAGTGGGTACTTGAAGGACGGGAGCCTGGTGCAGGTCCTCGCGGAGTGGTGCCCAGCAACACCCGGTTACCACCTCTATTATCCAAGCCGCAAACATACATCCCCGGCATTCAAGCTTGTAATAGACGCGCTTCGCTATGAGAATCCTGCTCAGTCCTGA
- a CDS encoding outer membrane protein assembly factor BamB family protein, producing the protein MPTENPETNRGREWPRRTYAAALVAIGLSLLAGGTMLASAGGSLYYLAAGAAISLGGLLAWRRDPRAARVYGVFLLATLTWSIYEVGFDPWGLIVRLGALSVIGTPVLFLREPKNALRTSASSRLRLRHFAFALPAAVLSGAAIHAMGPAQPVDPLWARGEAPPVAARSEVPANADRKDWPHYGNDAGGSRFSPLAQITRANVDKLEVAWEADVGPASPGPRASLQVTPINIGDALFVCNGHNMVLSLDAETGKERWRYDMNTGVAPSGKPCRGVAYFRVPNATGMCAERIIATNQTPELFALDAETGRPCPGFGENGRVQLLEGMGDVPTGYHYVSSAPQIVRGNAVFGGAIMDGQYWGEPSGVIRAYDLVTGRLAWAFDAGRPDRRGAPAPGETYTRSTPNSWAPISADEELGLVYLPTGNATPDFYGAQRRSFDDDLASSVIALDAETGKLRWRFQTVHHDIWDYDVPSQPTLVNLPTPDGVRRALIQPTKRGEIFVLDRLTGKPIKTVSELPVPQGGIAPGERLSPTQPFSTAMPSFRGAMLRESNMWGLTPVDQMMCRIMFKQARYEGTLTPPTPGRSIILDPGYGGGINWGSVSVDIDQNVMIVNWMRMPTRIELMPRAEATARGFRRFDGSTGQGTPQAPMENTPYAATVKPFVSPLSIPCVNPPWGLITAVNLKTGQAIWSKPLGTGRDSGPFGIRSRLPVTMGVPGSGGSVTTRGGDRFYRLCRRQHVPRLRYRNGGTALASRSARVGHGDADVLYVAAQRPAVRRDRRRRQTWHERKAQHENRRLCAPEVAQIPYLPFRRPNTQA; encoded by the coding sequence ATGCCAACAGAAAATCCAGAAACGAACCGGGGCCGCGAGTGGCCCCGGCGTACCTATGCGGCTGCGCTGGTAGCGATTGGCCTAAGCCTCTTGGCCGGCGGGACGATGCTGGCAAGTGCAGGGGGCTCGTTGTACTATCTGGCCGCCGGCGCGGCAATATCGCTTGGCGGCTTGCTCGCATGGCGCCGCGATCCACGCGCCGCCCGGGTGTACGGTGTGTTTCTGTTGGCCACGCTTACCTGGTCAATCTACGAGGTCGGATTCGACCCATGGGGTTTGATCGTCCGGCTCGGTGCGCTGTCCGTCATCGGTACGCCAGTCCTTTTCCTGCGCGAACCGAAGAATGCATTGCGCACTTCGGCTTCAAGCCGCCTCCGCCTTCGGCATTTCGCTTTCGCGCTTCCAGCAGCAGTATTGAGTGGCGCAGCGATTCATGCCATGGGCCCGGCGCAACCGGTCGATCCTTTATGGGCACGTGGCGAGGCACCGCCGGTAGCGGCACGTTCCGAAGTCCCGGCCAACGCGGACCGCAAGGATTGGCCTCATTATGGCAATGACGCCGGGGGCTCGCGTTTCAGTCCGCTGGCCCAGATCACGCGTGCCAATGTCGACAAGCTGGAAGTGGCGTGGGAAGCCGATGTCGGTCCCGCATCACCCGGCCCACGCGCCAGCTTGCAGGTTACGCCCATCAATATCGGCGATGCTCTTTTCGTCTGCAACGGCCACAACATGGTCCTTTCGCTCGATGCAGAGACGGGCAAGGAGCGCTGGCGCTACGACATGAACACGGGCGTCGCGCCATCGGGCAAGCCTTGCCGTGGTGTTGCATACTTCCGTGTTCCGAACGCGACCGGCATGTGCGCCGAACGTATCATCGCAACGAACCAGACACCCGAGCTGTTCGCACTCGATGCAGAAACCGGTCGCCCCTGTCCCGGCTTCGGCGAGAACGGCCGCGTACAGCTGCTGGAAGGTATGGGCGACGTTCCGACCGGCTACCATTACGTCAGCTCGGCGCCGCAGATCGTTCGTGGAAATGCTGTCTTCGGCGGCGCCATCATGGATGGGCAGTACTGGGGCGAGCCGTCCGGCGTCATTCGCGCGTATGACCTGGTCACCGGCCGCCTGGCGTGGGCGTTCGACGCAGGCCGGCCGGACCGCCGTGGGGCCCCTGCTCCTGGCGAAACCTACACACGCTCGACGCCGAACAGCTGGGCACCCATCAGTGCCGACGAAGAGCTTGGGCTGGTGTATCTGCCGACCGGTAATGCGACGCCCGATTTCTATGGTGCCCAACGGCGCTCGTTCGACGACGACCTGGCCAGCTCGGTGATCGCACTGGACGCGGAGACGGGCAAGCTGCGCTGGCGTTTCCAGACCGTGCATCACGACATTTGGGACTACGACGTCCCGTCCCAGCCAACGTTGGTCAACCTGCCCACGCCGGATGGTGTGCGGCGCGCGTTGATTCAGCCAACGAAGCGCGGGGAAATTTTCGTACTGGATCGCCTGACAGGCAAGCCGATAAAGACTGTCAGCGAACTCCCGGTGCCACAAGGCGGAATAGCGCCGGGCGAACGACTGTCGCCCACCCAGCCCTTCTCGACCGCGATGCCGTCGTTCCGTGGCGCCATGCTGCGCGAGTCGAACATGTGGGGGCTGACACCTGTGGACCAGATGATGTGCCGCATCATGTTCAAGCAGGCGCGCTACGAGGGAACACTGACGCCGCCGACGCCCGGGCGCTCCATCATCCTGGACCCGGGATATGGCGGTGGGATCAACTGGGGCAGTGTATCGGTCGATATCGACCAGAACGTCATGATCGTCAACTGGATGCGGATGCCGACCCGTATCGAACTGATGCCGCGCGCCGAGGCAACCGCGAGGGGTTTCCGCCGTTTCGATGGTAGTACCGGTCAAGGTACCCCACAGGCGCCAATGGAAAACACGCCGTATGCCGCGACCGTCAAGCCATTCGTGTCACCGCTGAGCATCCCATGCGTGAATCCGCCATGGGGGCTCATCACTGCCGTGAACCTGAAAACGGGCCAGGCCATCTGGAGCAAGCCATTGGGAACCGGCCGGGACAGTGGCCCATTCGGGATACGCTCCCGTTTGCCTGTCACGATGGGCGTACCCGGCAGTGGCGGTTCGGTGACGACGCGGGGGGGGGATCGTTTTTACCGGCTTTGCCGTCGACAGCATGTTCCGCGCCTTCGATACCGCAACGGGGGAACTGCTCTGGCAAGCAGATCTGCCCGGGTCGGGCATGGCGACGCCGATGTCCTATACGTCGCCGCGCAGCGGCCGGCAGTTCGTCGTGATCGCCGCCGGCGGCAGACCTGGCATGAGCGCAAGGCTCAGCACGAAAATCGTCGCCTATGCGCTCCCGAGGTAGCGCAAATTCCCTATTTGCCCTTCCGCCGCCCGAACACCCAGGCATAG